In Cervus elaphus chromosome 5, mCerEla1.1, whole genome shotgun sequence, the following proteins share a genomic window:
- the POP5 gene encoding ribonuclease P/MRP protein subunit POP5, protein MVRFKHRYLLCEVVSDDPRCRLTLEDRVLGTLVRDTIARVHGTFGAAACSIGFAVRYLNAYTGIVLLRCRKEFYRLVWSALPFITYLENKGHRYPCFLNTLHVGGTIRTCQKFLIQYNRRQLLILLQNCTDEGEREAIQKSVTKSCLLEEESAGEELSNSGGEETAEPME, encoded by the exons ATGGTGCGGTTCAAGCACAG GTACCTGCTCTGCGAAGTGGTGTCTGACGACCCCCGCTGCCGCCTGACTCTGGAGGACCGAGTGCTGGGCACCCTGGTGCGGGACACGATCGCCCGCGTGCACGGGACTTTCGGCGCTGCCGCCTGTTCCATCGGCTTTGCGG TACGATACCTCAATGCCTATACCGGAATAGTGCTACTGCGATGCAGGAAGGAATTCTACCGGCTTGTGTGGTCAGCTCTTCCCTTCATCACATACTTGGAAAACAAAGGACACCGCTACCCGTGTTTTCTCAACACCTTACACGTGGGAG GTACAATTAGAACATGCCAGAAGTTCCTGATTCAGTACAACAGGAGACAGCTGTTGATCCTGTTGCAGAACTGCACTGATGAAG GAGAGCGGGAGGCTATCCAGAAGTCTGTCACTAAAAGCTGTTTACTAGAGGAGGAGTCGGCTGGGGAGGAGCTTTCCAATAGTGGCGGCGAGGAGACTGCTGAGCCAATGGAGTGA